The Desulforegula conservatrix Mb1Pa region GGATCAGGAAGATCCGGCGGTAATCATGACCTGGGTACGATCAGGAGATGAACTGGTGAAAGTGATTATCAGGACAGACAGGAAGGTCGGCAAAGGAGTTGCAAATCACGTTACTACGGCTGGTTTGGTTGAAAGCCATAATATTGAAAACCATCCACGCTACAAGAAGGTAACTCTATGAGATGTCTCAGCACGGGAGGACGACCATTCCCTCCATTGGAGCATCCTTCAAGGATGGATCCCGACTCGCCAGGCCGATTTTCGAGTCCTCATGCCGAGACAATTAATGGAAACCGTGGCGGGGCGCTCACCTCCCGCATGGGGCTGCCGGATTGCTCCGGAAGTCCAACTGGCCAGAACGGCTTTCCAGTTGTCACGGTCTAAAGCGGTTATTCATGACAATATTTTAATGCCTCAGCGGAGGAAAATCAATGCCTAACTGGATCGAAGTTTTAAAAACAGGAACATTCACAGCCAAATCAGGGAAGCCTGTTTCATTCACAGAGGCTGATCTGGACGCCATAGCGGCTGGCTATGATGCTGCCAAGGCTCCGGCCCCGCTTGTGTTCGGTCATCCTGAGGATTCTGATCCGGCTTTTGGCTGGGCAGAAGAGTTTAAACGCAAGGGCGATATTCTGAGGGCCAGATTCAAAGACGTTCCGGAGGTGGTCAAGACCCTCGTAAACAATGGCCATTACAAGAAAGTCAGCATCTCTCTTGCCGCAGACAAAAAGACTGTGCGCCATGTCGGGCTTCTGGGAGCCGTCCCTCCGGCCGTGCCTGGTCTGGCTGATGTTAAATTTTCGGAGGGAGAGTCTTTAACAATAGAAATGTCATCAAAAGAGGAGACCAACATGCCAACAGTCGAAGAACTCAAAAAAAAACTGGAAGAAGAGGAAAAGGCAAGAAAAGACGCAGAAGACAGAGCCAACGCAGCCGAAGACGGAAAGAAAGCGGCAGAGACAGAGCTTTCAGCCATCAAGGATGAAGCCTCAAAAACAGCGGTTGAAACAAAAATTGAGGAGCTGATTTCAAAGGGCAGAATCCTTCCGGCAAACAAGGACGCAGTTGAGG contains the following coding sequences:
- a CDS encoding phage protease: MPNWIEVLKTGTFTAKSGKPVSFTEADLDAIAAGYDAAKAPAPLVFGHPEDSDPAFGWAEEFKRKGDILRARFKDVPEVVKTLVNNGHYKKVSISLAADKKTVRHVGLLGAVPPAVPGLADVKFSEGESLTIEMSSKEETNMPTVEELKKKLEEEEKARKDAEDRANAAEDGKKAAETELSAIKDEASKTAVETKIEELISKGRILPANKDAVEAVALALGKTGDEIELSKGTGKKSLQDHFFDFLGTLPENGLLNEFSNPGDGKREEALPDDLMSKV